One genomic region from Phragmites australis chromosome 1, lpPhrAust1.1, whole genome shotgun sequence encodes:
- the LOC133885060 gene encoding uncharacterized protein LOC133885060: MVQPIIFNIKIHRTLVDWGSSVNLIFAKTLDKMGISRTKLKTRAEPFHGITPKSSNMPLGQIELPVTFGTPNNFHTEKLTFDVTDFEMAYNTIKIPDPKGVITIKGDQRVVVKCDKQSLEMANHFCRTMTTSKNLESKRQTATQGQDSATDSKLVSFVDTSKSDNAAKGETSDGAKDKKTDGGVKAVPHNLSKLAKKDKVGSNLNPK; this comes from the exons ATGGTTCAGCCTATCATCTTCAACATCAAGATCCATCGAACATTGGTCGACTGGGGTAGTTCAGTCAACCTCATTTTCGCTAAGAcattggacaagatgggaatttcaAGGACGAAGCTCAAGACAAGAGCTGAGCCTTTCCATGGAATAACTCCAAAATCGTCGAACATGCCTCTTGGTCAGATTGAGCTGCCAGTCACGTTTGGCACACCTAACAACTTCCACACAGAGAAGCTTACGTTTGATGTTACAGACttcgagatggcgtacaac ACAATCAAGATCCCTGATCCTAAGGGtgtcataaccatcaagggcGATCAACGCGTAGTGGTCAAATGTGACAAGCAGAGCCTGGAGATGGCCAATCACTTCTGCCGGACAATGACTACCTCCAAAAACTTGGAGTCTAAGCGTCAAACCGCCACCCAGGGCCAGGACAGTGCCACAGACTCCAAGCTTGTGAGCTTCGTTGACACTTCGAAGTCTGACAATGCCGCCAAGGGTGAAACCAGCGATGGCGCCAAGGACAAGAAGACtgatggtggtgtcaaggcaGTACCCCACAACTTGTCTAAGCTGGCCAAGAAGGACAAGGTAGGGTCCAACCTCAACCCAaaatag